One Nonomuraea angiospora DNA segment encodes these proteins:
- a CDS encoding P-loop NTPase fold protein, with the protein MATVIALRLVETHLTQAGTSFLLHVDGPWGSGKSSLLNLVEERVAPYFQVVRFDAWQQSRLAPAWWSLLTALRSEITRSRPQWRRPFVRIRESATRIRRTGSPYALAFVLVAIVAVLLGYLLWPRQPAPLDWQQLAKTVTALFAALGTLGAGAILAARLFLWDSARGARLFEQTQANPMADISARFRWLLNRSEKPVAFFIDDLDRCDQKYVVELLDTIQTMVRDMGGAQQRPPAERAAYFVVAADGQRG; encoded by the coding sequence ATCGCGACAGTGATCGCGCTACGGCTGGTGGAGACACACCTCACGCAAGCGGGAACGTCTTTCCTGCTGCATGTGGACGGTCCGTGGGGCAGCGGCAAGAGCAGCCTGCTGAACCTGGTGGAAGAGCGGGTCGCACCGTACTTCCAGGTGGTCAGGTTCGACGCGTGGCAGCAGTCCCGGCTGGCGCCCGCTTGGTGGTCGCTCTTGACGGCACTGCGCTCGGAGATAACGCGCAGCCGCCCGCAGTGGCGGCGGCCGTTCGTACGCATCAGGGAGTCGGCCACACGGATCCGGCGCACCGGTTCGCCCTATGCGTTGGCGTTCGTGCTCGTGGCCATCGTCGCCGTCCTGCTGGGTTACCTACTGTGGCCGCGGCAGCCCGCGCCGCTGGACTGGCAGCAGCTGGCCAAGACCGTCACGGCCCTGTTCGCCGCGCTCGGCACGCTGGGCGCCGGAGCCATCCTCGCGGCCCGGCTGTTCCTGTGGGACTCGGCACGCGGTGCCCGGCTCTTCGAGCAGACCCAGGCCAACCCGATGGCCGATATCTCCGCCCGCTTCCGCTGGCTGCTCAACCGATCGGAGAAACCGGTCGCATTCTTCATCGACGATCTCGACCGGTGCGACCAGAAGTACGTGGTGGAGTTACTCGACACTATCCAGACGATGGTCCGCGACATGGGCGGCGCGCAGCAGCGTCCGCCTGCTGAGCGCGCCGCCTACTTCGTCGTCGCCGCCGACGGCCAGCGCGGATGA
- a CDS encoding class I SAM-dependent methyltransferase, giving the protein MLKRINYDDRQHLVYARGRALPPDVVAAWMAEFARHSPSRRPLTVLDLGSGTGRFSPALADAFGGPVYGVEPSARMRQVATTTAAHPSVGYLQGSAEKIPLPDDHCDLALLYLVIHHIQDLPAAAPEIARVLAPGGRLFIRNAFADRMQDPLWHRWFPRARIIEEELFPTVAEVVDAFATVGLRPVSLTSIRHRLAASRTDYAARLRLRASSVFDQMTEQEIAEGFAAMDADLDAHPGTGPVEEDCDLLTLAVPLEA; this is encoded by the coding sequence GTGCTGAAGCGCATCAACTACGACGACCGACAGCACCTGGTGTACGCGCGCGGCCGAGCGCTGCCCCCCGACGTCGTCGCCGCCTGGATGGCGGAGTTCGCCCGGCACTCGCCGTCCCGGCGGCCGCTCACGGTCCTGGACCTGGGCAGCGGCACCGGCCGGTTCTCCCCGGCCCTGGCCGACGCCTTCGGCGGCCCGGTGTACGGCGTTGAGCCCTCCGCCCGGATGCGTCAGGTGGCCACGACCACCGCCGCTCACCCGTCGGTCGGCTATCTTCAGGGCTCCGCCGAGAAGATCCCGCTGCCGGACGACCACTGCGACCTGGCCCTGCTCTACCTGGTGATCCACCACATCCAAGACCTGCCGGCGGCGGCCCCGGAGATCGCCCGCGTGCTGGCCCCGGGTGGTCGGCTGTTCATCCGCAACGCCTTCGCCGACCGGATGCAGGACCCGCTGTGGCACCGCTGGTTCCCCCGCGCCCGGATCATCGAGGAAGAGCTCTTCCCCACGGTCGCCGAAGTCGTGGACGCCTTCGCCACGGTCGGCTTGCGCCCTGTCTCCCTCACCTCGATTCGGCACCGGCTGGCAGCCAGTCGCACCGACTACGCAGCACGACTGCGGCTGCGCGCCAGCTCGGTCTTCGACCAGATGACCGAGCAGGAAATCGCCGAGGGATTCGCCGCCATGGACGCGGACCTCGACGCGCATCCCGGCACCGGCCCGGTCGAGGAAGACTGCGATCTGCTCACCCTGGCGGTCCCCCTGGAGGCGTGA
- a CDS encoding endonuclease/exonuclease/phosphatase family protein: MRWLKSLVVAMFVLFIGVIPASASPTPDGTLTLAAPTVRRGEPIKASYTTPRPAPTNWLGLYTDPGDGPVDEKFVGPSVRWTYIAGGSGEATLPTDGLEPGNYLVFALAQDGYRWLAAPVKVRIVSDAPLHFITDAFKLRNARALAPYQARVGGLVRGDTDGLTFRKLSGPRWISVSADGEVTGTPRPPDSLRSTPLRVEARNARAETSTATVAIDVRRPGQDLVPELKAMSFNLWHSGSQVDDGREKELRFLLRSDVDVVGLQETSAVSTRELAEALGWDYHQSGTDIGVISRYPITERKEPVAGGPLSVATKVRVRIGERQDVVVWNVHLGYNPYGPYDTCFGKLTQEQLLANEERSGRTPQIKAVLREMEPDLAAARRTPVLLTGDFNAPSHLDWTEATRRCGYTSVPWPTSVLPTQAGLRDSYRVAHPNPVTAPGVTWSPIYPVFTGGYGYDPHKGEPEPQDRIDFVYYAGPLRVTDSRALVEGTPTAVPDHRGNAWSSDHAAVLTTFRTSRL; this comes from the coding sequence ATGCGTTGGCTCAAGTCGCTCGTCGTGGCGATGTTCGTCCTGTTCATTGGCGTGATCCCGGCGTCGGCGTCGCCGACCCCGGACGGGACGCTGACCCTCGCCGCGCCGACCGTGCGTCGTGGCGAGCCGATCAAAGCGTCCTACACCACGCCCCGCCCAGCCCCGACCAACTGGCTCGGCCTCTACACCGACCCGGGCGACGGGCCGGTGGACGAGAAGTTCGTCGGTCCCTCGGTGCGCTGGACCTACATCGCCGGGGGAAGCGGTGAGGCCACGCTGCCGACCGACGGGCTGGAGCCGGGCAATTACCTCGTCTTCGCCCTGGCGCAGGACGGCTACCGGTGGCTCGCCGCCCCGGTGAAGGTCCGGATCGTCAGCGACGCGCCGCTGCACTTCATCACCGACGCCTTCAAGCTGCGCAACGCCCGCGCGCTCGCCCCGTACCAGGCGAGGGTGGGCGGCCTCGTGCGCGGGGACACCGACGGGCTCACCTTCCGCAAGCTCAGCGGGCCGCGGTGGATCAGCGTGTCGGCCGACGGCGAGGTCACCGGGACGCCGCGCCCGCCCGACTCGCTGCGTTCGACGCCCCTGCGCGTCGAGGCGCGCAACGCGCGGGCCGAGACCAGCACGGCGACGGTCGCCATCGACGTCCGCCGGCCGGGCCAGGACCTGGTGCCCGAGCTCAAGGCGATGAGCTTCAACCTGTGGCACAGCGGCAGCCAGGTCGACGACGGCCGGGAGAAGGAGCTGCGGTTCCTGCTCCGGTCCGATGTGGACGTCGTGGGCCTCCAGGAGACCTCGGCCGTCTCCACCCGGGAGCTGGCCGAAGCGCTGGGCTGGGACTATCACCAGTCGGGCACCGACATCGGCGTGATCAGCCGGTACCCGATCACCGAACGCAAGGAGCCGGTGGCCGGCGGCCCGCTGTCGGTGGCGACGAAGGTCCGGGTACGGATCGGTGAACGCCAGGACGTCGTGGTGTGGAACGTCCACCTCGGCTACAACCCGTACGGCCCGTACGACACGTGCTTCGGCAAGCTGACGCAGGAACAGCTGCTGGCCAACGAGGAGCGCTCCGGCCGCACGCCCCAGATCAAGGCCGTGTTGCGGGAGATGGAACCGGACCTGGCCGCGGCGCGGCGCACGCCGGTGCTGCTGACGGGCGACTTCAACGCCCCGTCCCACCTGGACTGGACCGAGGCCACGCGCCGGTGCGGTTACACCTCGGTCCCGTGGCCGACCTCGGTGCTGCCCACGCAGGCGGGGCTGCGGGACTCCTACCGGGTGGCCCACCCGAACCCGGTGACCGCGCCGGGCGTCACCTGGTCGCCGATCTATCCGGTGTTCACCGGCGGTTACGGGTACGACCCGCACAAGGGCGAGCCCGAGCCGCAGGACCGGATCGACTTCGTCTACTACGCGGGCCCGCTCCGCGTGACCGACTCCAGGGCCCTGGTCGAGGGCACGCCGACGGCCGTCCCCGACCACCGCGGCAACGCCTGGTCCTCGGACCACGCCGCCGTACTCACCACGTTCCGCACGTCCCGGCTCTGA
- a CDS encoding sensor histidine kinase, whose amino-acid sequence MRAGGDRRIPWGRLRRLAADLPPAAMDVLLSAFAGVATVYRIGWGVREVGDQAPDLIAYGIGVAMSILLLARRRCPTMTLSGVVLLWLAYHVLDYPGGEPAVPVWIALYSVAVAARRRAGLAVAGGLLVCDALARTADTGAWLFDAVLDGSTVLFLAALLLGDAVRSRRAWRAEHEARLALLAAEKERAAAQLLADERLRIARELHDVSASTLAVVAVQANVAAELIGDEPERAGQAVELVRTACREAMGELRAAVGLLRTPADGPPHVPEPAYGLERLEHLAAVHGAAGPRVEITYVGDRLTLPRLLETTAYRIVQESMTNALRHARATRVDITVEFRSAGLALEIRDDGRGVARPPGDVPSGVSGVVGLSGVSGGDAGGSTGGNGLRGMAERAASVGGRLDAGPVEGGAGFRVRAWLPVAVGT is encoded by the coding sequence GTGCGGGCAGGCGGCGACCGGAGGATCCCATGGGGGAGGCTGCGCCGGCTGGCGGCCGATCTGCCACCGGCGGCGATGGACGTCCTGCTGTCCGCCTTCGCCGGTGTCGCGACGGTCTACCGGATCGGCTGGGGCGTGCGGGAGGTGGGCGATCAGGCACCGGACCTGATCGCGTACGGGATCGGCGTGGCGATGTCGATCCTGTTACTGGCCCGGCGGCGGTGCCCCACGATGACCTTGAGCGGTGTCGTGCTGCTCTGGCTGGCGTACCACGTCCTCGACTACCCCGGCGGGGAGCCCGCCGTGCCCGTGTGGATCGCGCTGTACTCGGTCGCGGTGGCGGCCCGGCGGCGGGCCGGCCTGGCGGTGGCCGGAGGGCTGCTGGTGTGCGACGCGCTCGCCCGCACCGCGGACACCGGCGCCTGGCTGTTCGACGCGGTGCTGGACGGTTCGACGGTGCTGTTTCTGGCCGCGCTGCTGCTCGGGGACGCGGTGCGCAGCCGCCGGGCGTGGCGCGCGGAGCACGAGGCGCGCCTGGCGCTCCTGGCCGCCGAGAAGGAGCGGGCCGCCGCGCAGCTCCTCGCCGACGAGCGGCTGCGGATCGCCAGGGAGCTGCATGACGTGTCGGCGAGCACGCTGGCGGTCGTCGCCGTGCAGGCCAACGTGGCCGCCGAGCTCATCGGCGACGAGCCGGAGCGGGCGGGTCAGGCGGTGGAGCTGGTGCGTACGGCGTGCCGAGAGGCGATGGGAGAGCTACGGGCGGCGGTCGGCCTGCTGCGGACTCCCGCGGACGGGCCGCCGCACGTTCCGGAGCCGGCGTACGGGCTGGAACGGCTGGAGCATCTCGCCGCCGTGCATGGCGCGGCCGGGCCGCGAGTCGAGATCACCTACGTCGGCGACCGTCTCACGCTGCCACGGCTGCTGGAGACCACCGCCTATCGGATTGTGCAGGAGTCGATGACGAACGCGCTGCGCCATGCCCGTGCGACCCGGGTCGACATCACGGTCGAGTTCCGCTCGGCGGGGCTGGCGCTGGAGATCCGCGACGACGGCCGCGGCGTCGCGCGCCCGCCGGGCGACGTCCCGTCCGGCGTCTCCGGCGTCGTGGGACTCTCCGGCGTCTCCGGTGGTGACGCCGGCGGCAGTACCGGTGGCAACGGGCTGCGCGGCATGGCCGAACGGGCGGCGAGCGTCGGTGGCCGGCTCGACGCCGGGCCGGTCGAGGGCGGCGCCGGCTTCCGGGTACGCGCCTGGCTCCCCGTGGCGGTCGGAACATGA
- a CDS encoding response regulator transcription factor, translated as MTIRVLLADDQTLVRAGFRVLLERTDDIEVVGDAADGDEAIALARAHRPDVVLMDVRMPGTDGVAATARIVGDARLPGVRVLMLTTFDLDEYVFAALRAGASGFLLKDVAPEELRRAVRLIARGDALLAPSVTRRLISAFAGRPGSRGVPLERLATLTDREREVVALVADGLSNQEIGDRLGMSPATAKTHVNRAMAKLEARDRAQLVVIAYQSGLAGIPRSR; from the coding sequence ATGACGATTCGGGTGCTGCTGGCCGACGACCAGACGCTGGTCCGCGCCGGCTTTCGGGTGCTGCTGGAACGGACCGACGACATCGAGGTCGTGGGCGACGCGGCCGACGGCGACGAGGCCATCGCGCTGGCCCGGGCGCATCGGCCTGATGTGGTGCTGATGGACGTGCGCATGCCGGGCACCGACGGCGTGGCCGCCACCGCGCGCATCGTCGGCGACGCGCGGCTCCCCGGCGTCAGGGTGCTCATGCTCACCACGTTCGACCTCGATGAGTACGTCTTCGCCGCCTTGCGGGCCGGAGCCAGCGGCTTCCTTCTCAAGGACGTCGCCCCTGAGGAGCTGCGCCGGGCCGTACGTCTCATAGCCCGCGGCGACGCCCTCCTCGCGCCGAGCGTGACCCGCCGGCTCATCAGCGCGTTCGCCGGCCGGCCCGGAAGCCGCGGCGTGCCGCTGGAGCGTCTGGCCACGCTGACCGATCGCGAACGTGAGGTCGTCGCGCTGGTCGCCGACGGCCTGTCCAACCAGGAGATCGGCGACCGGCTCGGCATGAGCCCCGCGACCGCCAAGACGCACGTCAACCGGGCGATGGCGAAGCTGGAGGCACGCGACCGCGCGCAGCTGGTGGTCATCGCCTACCAGTCGGGCCTGGCCGGCATACCGCGGTCGCGGTAG